The nucleotide sequence ATTGTATAACATTTACACTTGTACTTTTGTTTTGAGCTTGAAATCTGAAATTGATTGCTCAACAGTGCCACATAGCGGTGGTTGAGCGATCGCACTAGGTGCACGTTTGTTATTCTTATGTCAGTATGTGCGATTAGCTGCATGTCGCAGATTTCAGAGCATCTTGAGTAAAATGGACGAACAATACACATTTCGGCGTGTAATAGGACAGCAGATGGTACCATGTGTATGCAAAACCGATGCGATTTTCGAAGCTGTCAAATTATCAACCTTTGCACCACAAAATCTATCCAAGATCTTATCCAAAGAAGttctcaaatttagaattggaaAAAGAACCGAATCTGGTGAGTTTTTCACAAATTGTTCCAAAATACTGCAACATGGGTCTATTCTGGTACCGATATACTATTTCAGaatagaaattatatttttttgagaTTAAAACAGAATTTTactgttaaaattgtaaaatgaaaCACAATTCTGAAAACTTGCTTATTTAAGTTCAGaagttacggtaccggtagcttTATCCCCATGTTCCACTGTTTTAGACATCTTCAAAACATCATTTTCCAAGAACCAAAATTTCAGATTGAAtaagatttttatatttctaaaatGAGGGAAACGATAAGATGGCCGATGTTCACCATATGATTTAGCTGTCTTCTTGACTTTCTTCACCCCAGGATAATCAAATCTTATTCGGCCTTACTGTCGAACCATACTTTTCGGTTATCAGATCAAATATGACAATAATTAACCAGTTCTGCAGATGCAGTCGGATGTTTCGAATGCAGGCACTCACTGTATTGTGGGAAACCATAACCGACCAGTTACTTGAACATATTATGGAGGCGAAAAGTACAGAAATCCTCCCAGATCCCTAATTATTTTCCGAGGCATTCATACCTGCAATACCATCTGGGCTAATGACAACCTTGTTCCCAACTTAAGAACTTACAGTCAGCATGATGCACTGAAGTTTACATATCATAGGGCTTAGACACTAATTGATATATTATAGATGATATACTGACCTACTATCGTCTGTTTGTTAGTAATTTCCGATCAAAGAAATTTTTCATGAGCATTTTCTTAATTTGAATGTTATTATTTCAGAAGTACAGTGGGAAGGCTTGTGTAGCATTCATGAAGTTTCGATTAATGACATTTTAGTATGGAATCAAATCAAGGATTGTAAAACAACTAAGGGAACAGagaaaaaaatacaacaaaccaTAGGAGCCTGTTGCAATAAACATTACTGGTGTTATGCTGACTACATGTATATGAAAGATCTATTTCAAAATCATCCAGAAATTTTACCTTTGTTAGATTGGAATAGTTTAGGATTCCACAATAAAGATGGCGGAGATAGCACTATGTGGCTTGGCACTACTGGAGCTCACACACTTTGTCACTATGACACATATGGATTCAATATGGTTGTTCAGGTGGGGGAGTTTTTACTAGAATTCATCATTAAAATTGTATTGCTTCAGATTTGGTTTTGTATTGAGTATTTTACTCTGTAGCATATCTATATACAAATCATTCgttaattgaaattttgaattaattttaattattatcaatttaatCATGACTATACCTAGTGATAAAAGCAAATGTAACTTTAAAATTGCCTATATAATATGTAGTATGTTTTAAAGACTCTTCTACTTCTTTATTTTTATaggtatttttcatttcatatgaACTAGAATGATTTAAGTTTAAAATAGTGTTAGGGTTAAATTTTCATTTGCTGAATGCAACTTCAGAGGGAATGTCCTATTGACATCTGTATATCTACTGCAAATGAGACAGCATTTTTAGATCACTGCTACCACTATTTGGGTATTTACCTTCCAGAAAACAAGTCGAAAGATGAATTCTATATTTttagaaatctgaaatataaGTAATTAATATTTTAGGAACACATGGTCACCCAACATAATATATTTGTggtttcttgtttttttttctgatttaacattttcatatttagaTTTCTGGAAGAAAGAAATGGATTCTGTTTCCACCGTCTGACAGTGATTGCTTATATCCAACCCGAATTCCTTATGAGGAATCCAGTGTTTTTAGTGAAGTCAACATTAAGCAACCGGATTTTAAGAAGCATCCAAAGTATGATGATTGTCTGTGTATCTACAGCGTCATTTATAAAATCTGGGTTTATAAAACTGCCTATTATCGTATGTATATAGTAATTTGTCAAGTAATTCTAAAACAGAAGttctcaagttttttttttcttgtgggaTGTCCCATAATTTTCTCATGTAAAAGAAAATCtacaagaaaagaaaaaattcttACCCCAAAAATGACACCTCCACTTTGATAGTTAAAATGAAAATGACCACTCAGTAGCAATAAACAGCATCATCATCCATTACTACTACgatcaaattttacaaattaatAACTCTGGCCATTTTTAATAGGGTAATGTTCCATCTAAAAATGTCACTATGGCCCAGCAGaaggccatggcccactggttgcaGACCTGTATTCTAAAACAAGATGTGCTTTTCTCAAAGATAAAATTATATGGTTTTATAGGACTCAATataatattactaatatttatACTGTAGCTATTTCTAGATATATATCCCTCCTTTTTTAAAGGTTCTCATCGGCACATGCACATGTTGTCATCCTGAATCCAGGTGATATGTTGTATGTTCCACATCACTGGTGGCATTATGTTGAAAACTTAGAGCTCAGCGTAAGCATCAATCTATGGTATGAGATGGTAAGTGTTTATTCGATTATCTCATTTTTGGACTCCTGGATTAGGATATTTACACAAAATTCTGTTTGAAAGAATTTGTTTTGCTATCAGTGCAGtgtgtctcaaaaatgttgcGTCTCGGGTGGGAGACATACAATCTATCATCATGGCAACTTGGAGAAAATTAGTTGCAGGCTGTACGAGTGCGGTTATATATGAGACACGGCATTTTGGATCAACCCATTGTGAGCCGAACATGAGCATATTTTTCTGAGGAATTTTGATAAACGTAAAGACTGGTAATCTATCGAGTCAGTGGCGAGTGGCGGCATGTCCGGAACATTTTTAATATGAAGACGGGCGATTGTATAAAAAGCTAAATTTTCTCTTGCAGGAAAATGATGCTACCAACAGATTGCAAGAATCCATAACTCGTCTTCTTGTTGGTAGCTGCTCACACGTTGCCCCCAGAACTGACTTCCCGTGGATTAATCCTAATGAGAGCGATTCAGCAGTCAAATCTATCGATGACGGTTTACAATATTTACTACAAAGTTTAAATGAAGTTTCAAAGTCGAGAAAGTGCAATGAACATATCAATGATGAGAACAACGATTCTTGTCCATCAGATTCTATTGAAAATGCTGTTACAGTCATATTTCCAAACAGAGGGAATGCAATAACGATTCGCCCATTAATACCACAAAATGTTATAATTGCTCTGGACATTAACCCTTCTATTAGACGGAAAAAGTCACCCGTGAAAAAGATGAAGACCCTCTCTATGTTGAACAGTAGAAAAAATTCTTCGGATTTTGATGTATTATCATATACACAGTTTGTTAAATGCCTAACGCATCCAGAAGTTATTGAtgcagtatcaaaagttatgcTAAAACAGTTTTCCAATACCTCTAATGAGGTTTACAATGCTACAAATGaggtaaatttttaatatttcacccCAATAGTGGATAGAAGTTTGATTCTATGGCTCTTAGACTGGTGGGTCACGTGCTACATCTTCGACATCGCACCTCGGGCCGCCCTGCGCAGGTTCGCAAGTCAAATCCTGTGTCAGACTGGGACGATATGCCCCAGTTTTTGACATGATAAAGATAGGACTTTTATATCAACATCAACatgtaatataaaacaatattgaaagATTGTATTGAAATAGAgtgacgaattcaaacattgTCTTGTGTAAGTCATTATATAAAATCGATAGAGGTCATCTCGGGTCTCCTGACCATTTTAGAATTTCATTCCACTTGGGGTAGAAGAGGATTCACACATTTATCCTGGGGgtgaggaaagtcgataagacgactcaatcatatgacgaactacgacctctcatccggttaccagtcgaTGGGACTAGTTAGCCGAACCCATGCAGGGGTGCAGTGGCGTGCGCATTCCTAACACTCAGCGGAATGTGCCACAATGCGGAGCCACGTGGGTAATGGGTATATAAGAATTCCTTTCTcttctaaaatttcaatat is from Styela clava chromosome 9, kaStyClav1.hap1.2, whole genome shotgun sequence and encodes:
- the LOC120339404 gene encoding uncharacterized protein LOC120339404, with amino-acid sequence MDEQYTFRRVIGQQMVPCVCKTDAIFEAVKLSTFAPQNLSKILSKEVLKFRIGKRTESEVQWEGLCSIHEVSINDILVWNQIKDCKTTKGTEKKIQQTIGACCNKHYWCYADYMYMKDLFQNHPEILPLLDWNSLGFHNKDGGDSTMWLGTTGAHTLCHYDTYGFNMVVQISGRKKWILFPPSDSDCLYPTRIPYEESSVFSEVNIKQPDFKKHPKFSSAHAHVVILNPGDMLYVPHHWWHYVENLELSVSINLWYEMENDATNRLQESITRLLVGSCSHVAPRTDFPWINPNESDSAVKSIDDGLQYLLQSLNEVSKSRKCNEHINDENNDSCPSDSIENAVTVIFPNRGNAITIRPLIPQNVIIALDINPSIRRKKSPVKKMKTLSMLNSRKNSSDFDVLSYTQFVKCLTHPEVIDAVSKVMLKQFSNTSNEVYNATNEAIASTALPNDELNTSNSNDDHVLIEIHEVEEEIQTTPLTDENNENLQYTILEGGSIRRGNKLYDSEGYSYSEGRKNSNGMYWRCVTRQTGRQSCNAAVTQYSNNRFVRNSRPHTHEPKLGVADHTRLMREARLFALENPSMSPREVAIHKLQEVSSSLSPYKLPSVETMRSYIARHRRHNSLGDPIKRKRKKHEILSE